One Ranitomeya variabilis isolate aRanVar5 chromosome 4, aRanVar5.hap1, whole genome shotgun sequence genomic window, cctcggaaatgactctgctggtccatctagcaggcacaaacaatctgtcaggtggacaagagtcaggcctaccagcctgaaatctctgtaacacacgtcgcagatctggagaaatagcagacacgataactccttccttaagaatacccacaggttcagcgactccaggagcatcaggcacaaagctcctagacagagcatcggccttcacattcttagaacctggtaaatacgagaccacaaagtcaaaacgggagaaaaacaatgaccagcgggcctgtctaggattcaggcgtttagcagactcgagatacatcaaatttttgtgatcagtcaagaccaccacacgatgcttagcaccctcgagccaatgacgccactcctcaaatgcccacttcatggccaacaactcccgattgcccacatcataatttcgctctgccggcgaaaacttcctagagaaaaaggcacaaggtctcatagtagagcaaagagggcctctctgcgacaaaacggcccctgccccaatctccgaagcatccacctcaacctgaaagggaagtgagacgtcaggctggcacaaaacaggcgccgaagtaaaccggcgtttcaactcctggaacccagttagctacatcagagcctttcttggtcatatccgtcagcggtttaacaacgctagagaaatttgcgataaaacgacggtagaagttagcaaaacccaagaacttctgaagactcttaactgacgagggttgagtccaatcatgaagagctcggaccttgactggatccatctccacagcagaaggggaaaaaatgaaccccaaaaagggaaccttctgtacaccaaagagacactttgagccttttacaaacaaagaattttcacgcagaatctcaaaaaccctcctgacctgctccacatgcgagtcccaatcatcagaaaaaaccagaatatcatccagataaacaatcaaaaatttatccagatacttccggaaaatgtcatgcatgaaggactgaaaaactgaaggtgcattagagagcccaaatggcatcaccaagtactcaaaatgaccttcgggcgtattgaatgcggttttccattcatcgccctgcctaatgcgcacaaggttgtacgcaccacgaaggtctatcttggtgaaccacttggcacctttaatccgggcaaacaaatctgacaacagcggcaaaggatactgaaatttgacagtgatcttatttaaaagccgatagtcaatacaaggcctcaaagatccgtcctttttggccacaaaaaagaatcccgcaccaagaggggaagaagaaggacggatatgccccttctcaagagactccttgatatatgaacgcatcgcggtatgttcaggtaccgacagattaaacagtctccccttaggaaacttactgccaggaatcaaatctattgcacagtcacattccctatgaggaggcagtgcactggacatagactcgctgaagacatcctgataatcagacaaatacgccggaacttccgaaggcgtagaagaagcaatagacaagggcagggaatctccatgaattccatggcagccccaacttgacactgacatagccttccagtccaagactggattatgggtctgtaaccatggcaaacccaaaacaaccaaatcatgcattttatgcagaacaagaaaacgtattacctcccgatgttcgggagtcatgcacatggtaacctgtgtccaaaactgcggtttattttttgccaatggcgtagaatcaatacccctaagagggataggattttccaatggctcaagaacaaatccgcagcgcttggcaaatgacagatccataaggctcagggcagcacctgagtccacaaacgccatgacaggatacgatgacagtgagcaaatcaaagttacagatagaataaatttaggttgcaaattaccaatggtgaccggactaacaaccttagtaagacgtttagagcatgctgagataacatgtgtagaatcaccacagtagtaacacaagccattctggcgtctatgaattttccgctcatttctagtcaggattctatcacattgcattaaatcaggtgcctgttcagacaacaccatgagggaatttgcggttttgcgctcccgcaaccgccagtcgatttgaatagccagggccatagaatcattcagacctgtgggaatgggaaaacccaccatcacattcttaatggcttcagaaaggccatttctaaaatttgcagccaatgcacactcgttccactgggtcagcacggaccatttccggaatttttggcaatacacttcagcctcgtcctggccctgagacatcgccagcaaggctttttctgcctgaatctcaagattgggttcctcataaagcaaaccgagcgccagaaaaaacgcatcaatgtcagccaatgccggatctcctggcgccagcgagaaggcccaatcctgagggtcgccccgtaaaaaagaaataacaatttttacttgctgagcggagtctccagatgaacagggtctcagggacaaaaacaatttacaattattcctgaaatttctaaatttaaatcggtctccggaaaacggttcaggaatcggtatcttaggttttgacataggatttctgataacataatcttgtatgccctgcacacgagcagcaagctggtccacacttgtaatcaaggtctggacattcatgtctgcagcaaacacaagccactcagaggtaaaggggaaaagaaaaaaaaaatgagagagagaaaaaaaaactcagaactttctttcttataatcccgcttctgcaatgcatttaacatttaatacaggcctggcaaactgttatgaccccaatggcgagggtctcagaggaacaagtaagtctgcgaagtacaaaaatccagctcatagggcagtggtaactgggttgaccatatatctactcctaacgccaacactagaagtagccggggaacatgcctacgttggtcgctagatgtctcgcgccagccggaggactaactacccctagaagaggaaaacaaagacctctcttgcctccagagaatagaccccaaaagtaggatacaagccccccacaaataataacggtgaggtaagaggaaatgacaaacacagagatgaactaggtttagcaaagagaggcccacttactaatagcagaatgtagtaagataacttatatggtcaacaaaaaccctaacaaaaatccacactggagattcaagaacccccgaaccatctaacggcccggggggagaactccagcctccctagagcttccagcaaggttaggatacagattatgtacaagctggacaaaaaaatgcaaacaaaaacaaatagcaaaaagcaagaaagcagacttagcttaatttagcaggaaccaggatcagtaggcaagagcacaacagattagctctgattacaacgttgccaggcattgaactgaaggtccagggagcttatatagcaacacccctgacctaacgacccaggtgagcatacaagggatggcagaaattcccagagtcaaatcactaataaccactagagggagccaaaaagataaattcacaacaatgAATGAATGACTTCTACCTGCAAAGAAATTCTGATTTCATCACCTTCCTTGAACAAACTTTAATGAAAACAGTGATTAACTTTTATACTTCTTCCCAAGTTACACTCCTCAATATTCCGGGACACATTTGTTATAATTCCACTTCATTTAATTGTAGAAACAATGTAGAAGGTGTCTGTGCTTATGTATACAGGCACTATATCTATCAAGGGAACCAGAGTATCTCAAGTCAGAAGGTTACATCTTGGCACAATGACTCCATTGATTTGGGATTGGGACCCCCTTCGGTGTCCAGAAGTGAGAGATACATAAAGATTGGCTCTCTGGACTGTAGGATCCCTGACATCCTATTAAATAGTGTAAGGCTTTATTTTATCTGGCCCGGTGCTATAAGAAGATTGACACATAAGTTTATATAATGCTTTATTGAGTCAAATGATCACAGACACATCATCTTCATCATTTCACTATTTCTTACATCCACAGATATCTTTCCACATACTTCATGTTTTCATTGCCGTTCAATACCTGATTCTAGACATAGTCATTGGACGAGAATGGCTCCAATAAAAATACATCATATTTAGAGTACTACTAAGTAATTAGGCAGTGTAGAAGTTGCCCTGGCACCACCTACATCCCCTACATATGGAGTCACCATTACTATAGCTGGACCTTGATGATTGGTGGGCCGTGatacagattttttatacattatgACCCAGCTGCTTCAAGTAATCACTTTGACAAAACCAATGTTATAGTACATCACACTTGCAAATAACAGAACTGTAATATATCAGACATTTTTGTATATTTTAGAAGGTTGTGTCTGTGTTATCATTCAACGCTGTCATTACTACATCTTTTCTTCAATTTCCTTCACTTGAGTGGACATCACTTTCCCATCAATAACCTCTTCAACTATTGTCCTCACCTTCCTTGTTTTGGTAGGATCTAAAATATGTGATACAAGCAATTATTAGTGCACAATACATGGAATATATGTTATACTTTATAGAAACTAAAACAGACTAAAGGAAATTCTTATAATAATTACAATAACATTTCTTCTCTATGTTACTTTATGATGGCAACATCTAAGCCAATATTTAGTGGCACAGGTGCAAGTCTTTAATACATTTTGTGTTACTCACTGTCATTTGGCCTTGATATATTTAGAACCATCACAATGCAGCCAAATATTGAAGGCTGATCATTTAGTTATTGTGATGGGTGATAAGGTAATTATTTTACCTTTCACAACCTTTTTTTTGACCCTTGAGACAATTCCTGGATGGGGTAATGGATATCTATGAAGACATTTCCTTTAGAGAGTCCTTCCAGGTTCCTACCACCCAATTACAAAAAGGATGGAACAACCAGGTCAGGAACCTCTCTCTCCAGGAGGAACATAGAAGCTATATTGTATGTCTTTATCTTGAAGAATAATTTTTTCTGACAAAAATGACACTGACCTTTTTTGGAGTCCACGGATGATGCTTGTGACTTGGTCTGCTGTACCTGTATGGACCTGTGAATATAAAAAttgcatgtttgctcatccagtacAGTGATGCCTATACGAAAAGTGCCATTCCTGATTTGGAACAGAATTTGTGATAGCATTTGAATTCACTTGTAACCTACTTAACCCTTGAGAAGACcaattttttgtctagtttttgggtGGTCATTTCAAAGATGCATTACAGTATTTTCACATTTTCATCTATTCTGCTGTTGTCTCTTTCAACATTTATCACATAGTATTTGTCTGTGGGTAATGCATCGTTCTTACCCTAATTCTCCTTCCAGCAGTCTTCTGTAGGTCTCAATCTCCATCTCTAGCCTGGTCTTGATGTCCAAAAGACGCAGATACTCTCCTTTCTGTCTTTCCATATCACCTCTGACCTGTTGCATCTGTTCTTCAATGTGGCTGATCTGGACCTGAAGTTGGCTAAGCTGCATACAGTAGCGACCTTCTGTCTCTGCTAAGGTTCCTTCAAGAGAGTTTTTCTAGGAGAAATGAGATTTAGGAACAGAAATAATTAAAtacaaaatacggtatatatttttttgaaTAATGCATTACAAAACAATCACGATTGTTATGAGTACATCAATATTAGCTTACCATTGAAATTTGAGCCTGAAGTTCAATTTCAAGACTTTGTAGTGTGCGCTTAAGGTCTGAAATCTCTGACCGGCTTGTCTGAACCTCTTGAACTCCAGTGGAGATTTCTTTTTTCAATTCACTGCTCTGTAATAACAAATCATACACAGGTTTTTTGTAAAGAAATCCAATGATGATAGCATGATAGAATTGAAATGAAAAAAATCTACAAAATAAGGTCTACCTTCTTAAGGAACCAGTCCTCGGCTTCTTTGCGGTTCCTCTCAGCAAGAACTTCATACTCTGATCTCATGTCATTCAGGATTTTGGTGAGATCTACACCTGGAGCAGCATCCATCTCAACATTCACTTGACCAGTGCTACCCTTAAGGGAATTCATCTCCTATGTAGATAAACACAATTGAACTGACACCTGTCACTGCAAGTTGCATAGATAAAATATTTGTTAGATGTACGTAACTAATTTTTTACCTCTTGGTGGTTCTTCTTGAGGAATGCAAGCTCTTCAGATAGAGACTCAAGCTGAAGCTCAAGATCAGATCTTGAGAGGGTCAGTTCATCCAACACACGTCGAAGACCATTGATATCAGTTTCCACACTCTGGCGTAGGGCCAACTCGTTCTCATACCTGATGATAATGATATTCACATGTTGAATGTAAACTACACAATTATGAACTAAaaatcacaacttttttttttcaaaagttcacCAAACAGCTATCAGGGGAGCTGCAAGTGGCGTAAGTGGAAAATACCAAAAAGAAAAGGAAGGTAGGTGGCACAGACCGCACCAAAAAATGGAGACCCCAAGGTGTGTGCCCTTTGTATCATTTGTTATGATCTAGGTCCAACTTAGACCTTCTCTTATTAGCCTGATATCTGTAACGCCTGGGAGTGCTCTAGAGAAGAAGCTAGATAAGCCAATAGGTGTGTATTAGGAATGTTTGGCTAGTTTTAGTGATTACTAAGacctaaaaaaataattaaaaaaacccttTATATAAAATAATGGTTGGTCATCAATATATTACTCCCAATTATGCACTACTCTGAACTTCCACATTACATACTATCATAATAGATTTATAACATACTATAAAAATTATACTCACTTCATTCTGAAGTCATCAGCTGCCAACCTGGCATTGTCAATCTGGAGGACAATACGGGCATTGTCTGTACTTCCAATGATGATCTGTTAGACAAAAAAGATTTGTTATGTGGTTACTTGAATGTGTCTATTGGCCATTAAGTAGCTGAAATGTATTTGGCTAGCCTTCTTGATAGTAATTTCAGAAAGACATAAACTGATGTATGCCTTTAATGAATAGGTCTTGAGTTCTTTTTGTCTTATTTATTACCTTGTATAATGTAACTGAGATAATTATTATGTTTTATTCAGCACATTGTAAAAGATTTTCGGGATGTGACAGGTGGGATTAATGCCAAAAGTAAAGAAACTCAGGAGACCTTTGATTTAGCTAAACCCTAATTAAAAGGCAATATACAAAATGCACTATTTCATAATGGTTTACTGGAAGTAAACTACAGGTAAAACATGCATGTGATACTGTCATCCACACAAACTCGGAGACAACATGCATACTCGTGTTGTCTTTGGTCAAACCCAAATCACTCGTGCGAACCATCATGCTGCCCAGAAATTTGATAATTATCATTTTGTCTTAACATAGTTTAAAATAACTCCTAAAATCTAAAATAACGAGGGTCTAACTCCTGTTCATTTGGAGCAATAATAAAAAACAGCAatcattctcttctttttttgttGTTATGTATGGATTTTTGTCATAGGACTATCTCCACCACTCATCAGATGAAGTTGTCATGAGTTTTGCACAATGAAGACCTCATTCTTATCGTACAAGTCCAGTAACTTGTCATGTGTCTAATAAGCCCATTACGTCAGGACAAAGAAGATATCCACCTTTTCTGATACTCTCAGAAGGAGACATTTGCCACTGTGTTGGGAAAATTTTCTGGGCATTAAGAAGACATTCTAAAAGTGGAAGACATACATATATTTCGTATTATTTGTGAAAGGGAACAAGGAAAATTATAAAAATGTAGATATTGGAGCTGCCCAAGATGGGAAAAATTAAGAAGAATTAAGGGCGTTGTTATGGGTCTCTCAACTTTTTCCATCTAAGATCTTCTTAATTGCACTCATCCCGTCTCTTCTGATCATCTTCCATGTTTGTTATGTCTACAATTAGGATTCTTTTGCTTTACATAATCCACGAAAAGAAAAAAATAGAGTATAAGGAGTTGTTCTATTATTTTCTTCTTGTCTTAAGTCTATATTATAGATGGTTGTCCCGATTGTTGTCTTTTCCAAACATGTAGTCCCTTTGATTCTGCAGTACAAACATACATATTGTATACTTTCTATGGCATctagtttttttattattctttagtGTTAAGTCTAATGTGAACACCATGGAAAAACTCCCTAAGGAGAAGGCATCTCATTTATAAAGAGCCTTGGGGCATGAGCTCCATGTACACAGTAGTAATGTATTCATCATGAAGGTACTGTGTTCAATGCAGAACAGAACTATTTACTGCTTCCTTATTGATACATTGTTTGATTCTTTGTGATAGGTTTAACTGGTTATAAAAGGGTGTATTCCAACCATTTTATCTTATCACTCTTCAATCAAAAGGAATAGAAGGTCAAATCAGCTTGTGTCTTCATGAACTAGAACATATACTGATATCCCTAATGTGCAGGTTCAAGTACATGGGAGGTAACCGCTTACGAGATCAATTTCTACCCTGAAAAACACTATTGGGACCCAATTGGTTGTTCAAATTTTTTGAGACTTttcttaaattgactttctattgaCTGATGCATCTGATGATTTAGAAAGTCCTGCTGGGAAAGAGGCCATAAACATTAGACTTAGGTCTGCCAAACCAAAATATGTTGGCTTTACTGGCCAACCATCTAAtgtttgccaaatattcatttggGCTCTCAGGGGAAAAAAGGATCAGTACATTAAATCTCCTCATTCCTGATACTTTTTTTTTCAAGGAGTAACTTACTCTTCTCTCATTATTGATCATACAAGCAAGCCTGGCCAAGTTAAGCATGTATGTGTTGTAAGAGGGGTTCGAGGTTAGTCACTATATTATATTATTGAAAATATACAGTCAGTGTAAATTTTTAAATGTACATTTTAAAATGCACAAAGCATCTACAGTCATTATATCTAAATAGTAGCATATTTAAACACTATAATACATAGTAGTAACTTACCTTGTTTTTGAGATCTTCGATGATCTGGAAGTATTTGGTGTAATCTCGGGATTGGTTGTTGTTGGCAGAATTATGTTTCTCGTACCATTCCCTAATTTTCTTCTCCAGTTCAGAATTAGCCAATTCCAAAGCTCTCACTTTATCCAGATAGGAAGCCAGACGATCATTCAGGTTCTGCATGGTCTGCTTCTCGCCCCCAAGTAGAAGCCCATCACTTCCACCAAAGCCAGAGCTAGAAAAACTAATCTTGGCACTTTGAGATGACAATCCTCCACCAAAGCCAGCACCAGACAAGGATGAACTGCTGAATCCTCCATAGCTACTACCTCGACTACTGCCTTGGACTTTTTGGCTAGATGTTTTAAGCTGATAACCGCTAGAGTATGACATCTTGTAATGATGAGGAGCAACAATGATGTGGATGAAGAGACAGGAGGACTTAGTACCACAGCAGTATCACCTTGGTGTAGGAAGAATGCGAGAGGCTGAGTTCTCTCCTGTCATGTGTCACCTTTATACGGAGAGAGTGGGTGGGTCTCTGGGTGTTCTTTGTGCACATTCCTCCTTTCacatctaaacattttttttttacggtctaCCTGCTGAGCGTGCTGTGCCCACCTGTTCAAAAACAACAGATGTAACCATCATCTCTCTCTGAAACATGCCCGGGGCATTTCTGGTGTATTACAATAGAACAGAGGTGGAGTGAGAACTAATTTTAATGAGAATATTTTTCCTGTTATGCTGTCTTACTAATTTCCTTTTGGTTTTTACTCCTTATGACTACTTCGTTTTCCTGAGGACAGAGGTCTCAAGTACACGTCACTCCAGCTGTTGCAGAACTACCTTTCTCTGCATATCTATACAGACGCTACTTACTGGTACATGCTGAGAATTGTAATTGTGCAACATCTAAGAGTCACAGGTATAAATCATTACCTTAGGCTTACACATGGAACATCATTCTCTACACCTTTTGTGTTGCAACCCATACTCAAATCAGATCTAGGTTGTTTCCAAATTGCGGCACTTGAGCTGTTGCTAAACTATAACTCCCAAAATATCCTCCAAGAAAAACTGGAGAGGAGACAAatcacaaatagggtcttatctgggtaacaATATAGAAGTTTATGCACTTGTGATTGTGCTCATCTGGatgggttgtgtgcacacaaccacttATAAGACTTAAGGCTCCTGCAGACCCACGAGGAGAAAAATGCATAGAGCTGGAGAAACAAATGGGTTACTCTGCACTGCCATGGAGAAAAATGAAAGATGCCAAGCCAATTTCACGTGGTTTTATTCATCAACGTGTTTCAAATTATATAACCACGAtcttggtttgtcctgatgaagaagttataCACTTTGAAGTGTGTTGAATAATAAAACCATCTGAAATTGGAATGGCATTCTTTGTTTTTTCTCCATGGCAGCGAAGAATAACCCATTTGTTTCTCCAGTTCTATTCCAAAGTATACTGACAGCTTAATTATACATGTTGGGAGTTGAAGATATGCAAAAGCTTGAGACCACTGCCTTGTAACATAACAATATCATATCATAATGTCACTTTCAGCAGCACCAGTCAGGAAATGCTGGGAACTGTAGTTTTGTGGTTGGGTTTTATCTATTCAAAGTTCTGGCCAGATGATATACATGAAACACAGATGGCAGATGAAATGTCTGGAAAATCTCTTGTACCTCTTAGTGTATGGTTttattagatgtagcagagctaagctgCACACAATTCAATGTAATCTCAATTGTTTCGATATGCAGTTTTCTAAAagactatgacatcatcaaactAATACATTCAACTATGCTCCACCTGTTTAATCACACTATGAGTTTTCAATCCAAGGCAAATGTCTAGACTCTGAGCTCAGAAGATATTTCAGTCTAAATTCAGCACCTCTTTAACCATAGGAAAAAGAGGGTACCAGGCTCTCCATGGTGTCAGACACAATGAACATGCAGAGGTTTGGACAGGAGAAACTGTGGCGGGAACACTCTGGGGGCATATGAGGATGAGATTGGCATCTAAGGATGGGACAAGGCAACTGATGCACAAGATATCCCTTGTTGTCTGGGGCTGTGAAAGGATGCTGATGGTAAAGGATAGTGAATTAGTGAAGCTATACATTCACTATTCTCAGGAACATCACTTGGGCATCGTGAAAAAATATCAACTTAAAAATTAACCTGTTATATTTTGTTAAACATCTAATCAACTCACCTCTATTGTGATGGCTGGAACTGATTTTCTTTGGTGAGTTGTGTGATGGTAGGTGATATGGATGATCTTACTACTACTTACAATTACCGTACTTTTCCAAGTTTGCCTTGGTCTGGAGCGCAGTCGACTCTTTGTGATTTTAAGTTTTTTAAAGAACTGTTCTCTGCAGTGAGTTATACcgaacacagatgtatattacactaCATGTCTCCTCAGATTTGGAAATCAATCATTGCTCACATAATGTTTATAGGACTTAAGCAGTAGACAGTCTACAGTGTAcaacac contains:
- the LOC143765601 gene encoding keratin, type I cytoskeletal 12-like, with translation MSYSSGYQLKTSSQKVQGSSRGSSYGGFSSSSLSGAGFGGGLSSQSAKISFSSSGFGGSDGLLLGGEKQTMQNLNDRLASYLDKVRALELANSELEKKIREWYEKHNSANNNQSRDYTKYFQIIEDLKNKIIIGSTDNARIVLQIDNARLAADDFRMKYENELALRQSVETDINGLRRVLDELTLSRSDLELQLESLSEELAFLKKNHQEEMNSLKGSTGQVNVEMDAAPGVDLTKILNDMRSEYEVLAERNRKEAEDWFLKKSSELKKEISTGVQEVQTSRSEISDLKRTLQSLEIELQAQISMKNSLEGTLAETEGRYCMQLSQLQVQISHIEEQMQQVRGDMERQKGEYLRLLDIKTRLEMEIETYRRLLEGELGSIQVQQTKSQASSVDSKKDPTKTRKVRTIVEEVIDGKVMSTQVKEIEEKM